The following are encoded in a window of Halosimplex halophilum genomic DNA:
- a CDS encoding ABC transporter ATP-binding protein, whose amino-acid sequence MARVKLTDVVKEYDDVTAVNEMNLDLQDGEFITLVGPSGCGKSTTLETIAGLTKPTSGEIRIGDREVTNLPPKDRGIAMVFQNIALFPHMDVYDNISFGLRLRDFPKAEIDERVEEAAEIVQLEGMLDRMPDEMSGGQRQRVAIARAIVREPDVFLMDEPLANLDAKLRVNMRTELQRLHKKLDTTIIYVTHNQAEAMTMSDRIAVLNKGELQQIAPPLTCYNEPANRFVAGFIGSPSMNFVRSTVADGALEAEGYSVAFDATAVDGLGRGDSVEMGVRPEDIYLADNSTEAVDPTDPIAVETDVLEPMGDEIFVYLKPISGEESGMGDAEERAGLLMSVDPDSDVSEDQSVEVVIDRGRLHLFDVASGDALSHGLVREAEASTDADRGDAQVD is encoded by the coding sequence ATGGCACGAGTCAAACTCACGGACGTAGTCAAGGAGTACGACGACGTAACGGCGGTCAACGAGATGAACCTCGACCTGCAGGACGGGGAGTTCATCACCCTCGTCGGGCCGTCGGGCTGCGGGAAGTCGACGACGCTGGAGACGATCGCGGGGCTCACCAAGCCCACCTCGGGCGAGATCCGCATCGGCGACCGCGAGGTGACGAACCTCCCGCCCAAGGACCGCGGGATCGCGATGGTCTTCCAGAACATCGCGCTGTTCCCGCACATGGACGTCTACGACAACATCTCCTTCGGGCTCCGGTTGCGCGATTTCCCCAAGGCGGAGATCGACGAGCGCGTCGAGGAAGCCGCGGAGATCGTCCAACTGGAGGGGATGCTCGACCGGATGCCCGACGAGATGTCGGGCGGCCAGCGCCAGCGCGTCGCCATCGCGCGGGCCATCGTCCGCGAACCCGACGTGTTCCTGATGGACGAGCCGCTGGCCAACCTCGACGCCAAGCTCCGCGTGAACATGCGCACCGAGCTCCAGCGCCTCCACAAGAAACTGGACACGACCATCATCTACGTCACGCACAACCAGGCCGAGGCGATGACCATGTCCGACCGCATCGCCGTCCTCAACAAGGGGGAGCTCCAGCAGATCGCCCCGCCGCTGACCTGTTACAACGAGCCGGCCAACCGCTTCGTCGCCGGTTTCATCGGCTCGCCGTCGATGAACTTCGTCCGGTCGACGGTCGCCGACGGCGCGCTCGAAGCGGAGGGTTACAGCGTCGCGTTCGACGCGACTGCCGTCGACGGCCTCGGTCGCGGCGATAGCGTGGAGATGGGCGTCCGCCCCGAGGACATCTACCTCGCGGACAACAGCACCGAGGCGGTCGACCCGACCGACCCGATCGCCGTCGAGACCGACGTGCTGGAACCGATGGGCGACGAGATATTCGTCTACCTGAAACCGATCTCGGGCGAGGAGTCGGGGATGGGCGACGCCGAGGAGCGCGCGGGGCTGCTGATGAGTGTCGACCCCGACAGCGACGTGAGCGAGGACCAGTCGGTCGAGGTGGTCATCGACCGCGGGCGCCTCCACCTGTTCGACGTGGCGTCCGGCGACGCGCTCTCGCACGGGCTGGTCCGGGAGGCGGAGGCCAGCACCGACGCCGACAGGGGCGACGCGCAGGTCGACTGA
- a CDS encoding carbohydrate ABC transporter permease gives MSIDARNHEDAETFDGSDDETDGDGEDKSPIGRWADDWIRHPEKAYAVMLVFLGGALLTTSLFPLYWLFNVAMAPPGQTDIPLVPTTIDMSAFIQVFQQVPFARFMFNSLFYAFTVTLFVLLVGSLAGYAFGRLEFRGKTPLLFSLLVFSFFPPATLFIPLFRAFNQQVPMLGLFTLPVEVYGTPGAVVAPLSAFTMPLAIFILTTFYGQIPDGLEEAARVEGTTRVGALFRVIMPLSAPGVATAGILTFITVYTEFFFSYLMTGNSAAEWAPVVDGVLAFQTQYTTRYDLQAAASLVAIVPVAILVVVAQDKIISGLTQGALKE, from the coding sequence ATGAGTATCGACGCACGCAACCACGAAGACGCGGAGACGTTCGACGGATCGGACGACGAAACGGACGGCGACGGGGAGGACAAATCCCCCATCGGGCGGTGGGCGGACGACTGGATCCGGCACCCGGAGAAGGCGTACGCCGTCATGTTGGTGTTCCTCGGCGGGGCCCTGTTGACAACCTCGCTGTTCCCGCTGTACTGGCTGTTCAACGTTGCGATGGCGCCCCCCGGACAGACCGACATCCCGCTCGTCCCGACCACGATCGACATGTCGGCGTTCATCCAGGTCTTCCAGCAGGTCCCGTTCGCGCGGTTCATGTTCAACAGCCTCTTCTACGCGTTCACGGTGACGCTGTTCGTGCTCCTCGTCGGAAGCCTCGCCGGGTACGCGTTCGGTCGCCTGGAGTTCCGCGGGAAGACGCCGCTGCTGTTCTCGCTTCTGGTGTTCAGTTTCTTCCCGCCGGCGACGCTGTTCATCCCGCTGTTCCGGGCGTTCAACCAGCAGGTCCCGATGCTCGGCCTGTTCACGCTCCCGGTGGAGGTGTACGGGACACCCGGTGCGGTCGTCGCGCCGCTCAGCGCGTTCACGATGCCGCTGGCGATCTTCATCCTGACCACGTTCTACGGCCAGATCCCGGACGGACTCGAAGAGGCGGCGCGAGTCGAAGGGACGACCCGGGTCGGCGCGCTGTTCCGCGTGATCATGCCGCTCTCGGCGCCGGGCGTCGCGACCGCCGGCATTCTCACCTTCATCACGGTGTACACCGAGTTCTTCTTCTCGTATCTGATGACGGGTAACAGCGCCGCGGAGTGGGCGCCGGTGGTCGACGGCGTGCTCGCGTTCCAGACGCAGTACACCACCCGCTACGACCTCCAGGCGGCAGCGAGCCTCGTGGCGATCGTCCCGGTCGCGATCCTCGTCGTCGTCGCACAGGACAAGATCATCAGCGGCCTCACGCAGGGGGCGCTCAAGGAGTAA
- a CDS encoding carbohydrate ABC transporter permease — protein sequence MATEQAGPEVSDGILTRIATWTENLSEQAYAYLLLAPGFLVLLLFAFWPLASAVRMSFFADVITGGNLGEFVGFSNYVALLTNDNALAPAAFVDPSFQTPILEQALFMTVLFAVLSVAGETLLGFLYAMLMRAEYRGRRLVRLLIILPWAIPIVIQGMIFFLLFRPGYGLLTEPLQQIGLFSSLPLNTTFDGFVIVTVADIWKTSAFMALLILAGLESVNQDLYEVADVMGASRWQRFRHITFPLVFPVLMVAMLFRTMGALRVYGIIESTGVGCSTVPSMTCLVTQMMFGSATLYGSAAAVSVLIAIVVGLFITIYLGFIRRSNQNLGFA from the coding sequence ATGGCAACTGAACAGGCGGGCCCGGAGGTGTCCGACGGGATACTGACTCGGATCGCGACGTGGACGGAGAATCTAAGCGAGCAAGCGTACGCGTACCTGTTGTTGGCCCCGGGGTTCCTCGTGTTGCTGTTGTTCGCGTTCTGGCCGCTGGCGTCGGCCGTCAGGATGTCGTTTTTCGCCGACGTGATCACCGGCGGCAACCTGGGGGAGTTCGTCGGGTTCAGCAACTACGTTGCGCTGCTCACGAACGACAATGCGCTGGCTCCGGCGGCGTTCGTCGACCCGTCGTTCCAGACGCCGATCCTGGAACAGGCGCTGTTCATGACGGTCCTTTTCGCCGTGTTGAGCGTCGCCGGCGAGACGCTGCTCGGATTCCTCTACGCCATGCTGATGAGAGCCGAGTACAGGGGCCGACGGCTCGTCCGGCTGCTCATCATCCTGCCGTGGGCGATCCCGATCGTCATCCAGGGGATGATCTTCTTCCTGCTGTTCCGGCCCGGCTACGGCCTGTTGACCGAGCCGCTCCAACAGATCGGGCTCTTCTCGAGTCTCCCCCTCAACACGACCTTCGACGGGTTCGTCATCGTGACGGTCGCGGACATCTGGAAGACCTCGGCGTTCATGGCCTTGCTGATCCTGGCGGGCCTGGAGAGCGTCAACCAGGATCTCTACGAAGTGGCCGACGTGATGGGCGCCTCCCGGTGGCAGCGGTTCCGCCACATCACGTTCCCGCTGGTCTTCCCGGTGTTGATGGTCGCGATGCTGTTCCGGACGATGGGCGCGCTCCGGGTGTACGGCATCATCGAGTCGACCGGCGTCGGGTGTTCGACCGTCCCGTCGATGACCTGTCTGGTCACCCAGATGATGTTCGGGTCGGCGACGCTGTACGGCTCTGCGGCCGCCGTGAGCGTACTGATCGCGATCGTCGTCGGGTTGTTCATCACGATATACCTCGGATTCATCCGCCGAAGCAATCAGAACCTGGGGTTCGCATAA